From the Syngnathoides biaculeatus isolate LvHL_M chromosome 10, ASM1980259v1, whole genome shotgun sequence genome, one window contains:
- the ddx27 gene encoding probable ATP-dependent RNA helicase DDX27 — MLEQLGLIGTIQDDDQSPEEADTESEQEEEAIVLNRKKKFGSQKAGAGDFNGHFVFGESDALDRGDDWATADVMKQLKKKRSLTTLDQKIEKIRKKRKAEEKASAGEASSAGNKRPGEEEEEMVDVNSRKDEEEDEVDEFNSDDEQILTKADTLREKRQRGGRKRKADEEEEAQSFHEDASHFDDELTFDDMNLSRPILKAIAALGFKQPTPIQKACVPVGLLGRDLCACAATGTGKTAAFMLPVLERLVYKPRTSQVTRVLVLVPTRELGIQVHSVARQLAQFTSITTCLAVGGLDLKSQEAALRAGPDVLIATPGRLIDHLHNTPSFELAHIEILILDEADRMLDEYFEEQMKEIIRLCSYNRQTMLFSATMTEEVKDLAAVSLKRPVRIFVNSNTDVAPYLRQEFVRIRANREGDREAVVAALLTRTFQDHVMVFTQTRKQAHRLHILLGLVGLKVGELHGELSQNQRLENLRRFKDEQIDILVATDVAARGLDIDGVKTVINFTMPSTPKHYVHRVGRTARAGRSGRSVSLVGESERKTLKEVVKSAKNAVKARVLPPDVVLKFRDLISKLEKDVEAVLRLEREEREMAASEAKLSVAQKRLNGSASEETQRVWFQTQQERKRSRVNKALQDFDLALRGKKKRDKFVKDGKKKKDMTAEERAHFEILKAQMFAERAAKRERRPKRARAMPEDEPPPKANQKAGKGGKSGRKSAFDSELTDVSGKALKRFRAGPSFKDRKRLGQDRKRSGGSRLKRK, encoded by the exons GAGGAAGCCATCGTCCTCAACCGCAAGAAGAAGTTCGGCAGCCAGAAGGCCGGCGCCGGGGACTTCAACGGCCACTTTGTGTTCGGGGAAAGCGACGCGCTGGACCGCGGGGACGACTGGGCCACGGCCGACGTCATGAAGCAGCTCAAGAAGAAG AGAAGTCTCACCACTCTGGACCAGAAAATCGAGAAAATCCGTAAGAAGAGGAAAGCGGAG GAGAAAGCGTCCGCGGGCGAAGCCAGTTCGGCAGGGAACAAACGAcccggcgaggaggaggaggagatggtgGACGTCAACTCTCGtaaagatgaggaagaggatgaagtGGACGAGTTTAATTCTGACGACGAGCAGATTCTCACCAAAGCAG ACACGCTGCGGGAAAAGCGACAACGCGgcgggaggaagaggaaggcggacgaggaggaagag GCGCAGTCGTTCCACGAAGACGCGTCGCACTTTGACGACGAGCTCACCTTTGACGACATGAACCTGTCCAGACCCATCCTGAAG GCGATCGCGGCGTTGGGCTTCAAGCAGCCCACCCCCATCCAGAAGGCCTGCGTTCCCGTGGGGCTCCTGGGCCGAGACCTCTGCGCCTGCGCCGCCACCGGCACAG GAAAGACGGCCGCCTTCATGTTGCCCGTGTTGGAGCGCTTGGTTTACAAGCCCAGAACATCCCAGGTGACCCGGGTGCTGGTTCTGGTCCCCACCCGAGAGCTCGGCATCCAAGTTCACTCGGTGGCGCGGCAGCTGGCCCAGTTCACCTCCATCACCACGTGCCTGGCTGTCG GCGGCCTGGACCTGAAGTCTCAGGAGGCGGCGCTGAGGGCGGGCCCGGACGTCCTCATCGCCACCCCGGGCCGACTCATCGACCACCTCCACAACACGCCCAGCTTCGAACTCGCTCACATTGAGATCCTCATCCTGGACGAAGCGGACAG GATGCTGGACGAGTACTTTGAGGAACAGATGAAGGAAATCATCCGGCTGTGTTCCTACAACCGGCAAACCATGTTGTTCTCGGCCACCATGACGGAAGAG GTGAAGGACCTGGCGGCCGTCTCGCTCAAGCGGCCCGTCCGGATCTTCGTGAACAGCAACACGGACGTTGCCCCGTACCTGCGGCAGGAGTTCGTGCGCATCCGCGCCAACCGCGAGGGCGACCGTGAGGCGGTGGTGGCGG CCCTTCTCACCAGAACCTTCCAGGACCACGTGATGGTCTTCACGCAGACCAGGAAGCAAGCGCACAGACTGCACATCCTGCTGGGTCTCGTGGGGCTCAAGGTCGGGGAGCTGCACGGGGAACTCAGTCAGAACCAGAGACTGGAGAACCTCAG GCGTTTTAAGGACGAGCAGATCGACATCCTGGTGGCGACGGACGTCGCGGCCAGAGGCCTGGACATCGACGGCGTCAAAACG GTGATCAACTTCACCATGCCGTCCACGCCCAAGCACTACGTCCACCGCGTGGGCCGCACGGCCAGAGCGGGCCGCTCGGGTCGCTCGGTGTCGCTGGTGGGCGAGTCGGAGAGGAAGACGCTGAAGGAAGTGGTCAAGTCTGCCAAGAACGCCGTGAAGGCTCGCGTGCTTCCTCCAG ATGTCGTCCTCAAGTTCAGAGACCTCATTTCCAAACTGGAAAAAGACGTGGAGGCCGTGCTGAGGCTGGagagggaagagagagagatggcGGCCTCCGAGGCCAAG TTGAGCGTGGCCCAGAAGCGCCTGAACGGCTCCGCCTCTGAGGAAACGCAAAGAGTTTGGTTCCAGACGCAGCAGGAGCGGAAGCGGAGTCGCG TGAACAAGGCCCTGCAGGACTTCGACTTGGCTCTGCGAGGGAAGAAGAAGCGAGACAAGTTTGTGAAGGAcggcaagaagaagaaagacatGACG GCGGAGGAGCGCGCTCACTTCGAGATCCTGAAGGCTCAGATGTTCGCCGAGCGAGCCGCCAAGCGCGAGCGGCGACCCAAGAGAGCCCGGGCCATGCCCGAGGACGAGCCCCCCCCGAAAG CCAATCAGAAGGCAGGAAAAGGAGGCAAATCGGGCCGCAAGTCTGCCTTCGACAGCGAGTTGACCGACGTCAGCGGCAAAGCCCTCAAACGCTTCAGGGCGGG cccatCCTTCAAAGACAGGAAACGCCTCGGCCAGGACAGGAAGCGCTCGGGAGGCTCCAG GTTGAAGAGGAAGTGA